The Episyrphus balteatus chromosome 4, idEpiBalt1.1, whole genome shotgun sequence genome includes a window with the following:
- the LOC129919263 gene encoding uncharacterized protein LOC129919263 gives MVRPIITYGAVVWHKRTELVTTKKTLNKVQRLACLCITGSMRTCPTAAMEVILHLTPLHEVISSTANGTILRFAKEGTGTGKSIGLKERDSISNTTVKNLLDIPRDCMIKKYNFEKNFQTQFSSKAKWWYTDGSRTADGTGAGIFGPRTKISIPMGQFPSIFQAEINAIDKCAERNLERKYKNQNIAIMSDSQAALKAINSYAINSKLVWECVKKLNELGKANKITLYWVPGHVGVQGNEVADSLAKAGATAPLMGPEPYCGIGDSTIKQMIKTDEEAKRTKIWKETPKLRQAKSLLGNYNQKRFKTCINLSRNNLRIITGILTGHCKLRKHLNNIGLADSATCRFCNNNEETPEHILGNCEALMHNRHRYLGQHQVTRLWSQDRREFTSNDVVGVVRWYSGEKRAPHAMHRFITPMSAAQRISRILHDGDFLWRK, from the exons ATGGTGAGACCCATTATCACCTACGGTGCGGttgtttggcacaaaagaaCCGAACTAGTTACAACTAAAAAGACATTAAACAAAGTTCAAAGATTGGCCTGCTTATGCATTACTGGCTCAATGAGAACTTGCCCTACAGCAGCAATGGAAGTCATCCTCCACTTAACACCACTCCATGAAGTAATAAGTAGTACTGCTAACGGAACAATCTTGAGATTTGCAAAAGAGGGAACTGGTACGGGCAAGAGTATTGGTCTCAAAGAAAGGGACTCAATATCGAACACCACAGTTAAAAACCTCCTTGACATCCCAAGAGATTGCATGATCAAGAAATACAACTTTgagaaaaactttcaaacacAGTTTAGTAGCAAGGCAAAGTGG TGGTACACTGATGGATCGAGAACAGCTGATGGAACTGGAGCAGGAATATTTGGGCCTAGAACCAAAATTTCCATTCCAATGGGACAGTTTCCTAGCATTTTTCAAGCGGAAATCAACGCTATAGATAAATGCGCAGAACGTAATCtcgaaagaaaatacaaaaaccaaaacattgcCATCATgtctgatagccaggccgcaCTTAAAGCTATAAACTCATACGCCATCAACTCCAAACTCGTATGGGAATGTGTGAAGAAGCTGAACGAGCTTGGCAAggcaaataaaataacactgtACTGGGTTCCCGGACATGTTGGAGTACAAGGGAACGAAGTAGCAGACTCCTTAGCAAAAGCAGGTGCAACCGCACCTCTTATGGGCCCAGAACCATATTGCGGAATTGGAGACAGCACGAtcaaacaaatgataaaaaccGATGAGGAGGCCAAACGAACTAAAATTTGGAAAGAGACTCCTAAACTCAGACAGGCGAAATCACTACTTGGGAATTACaaccaaaaaagatttaaaacctGCATTAACCTGAGTAGAAACAACCTGAGAATAATAACAGGGATCCTTACAGGCCACTGCAAGCTGAGAAAACACCTCAACAACATTGGCCTGGCAGACAGTGCCACCTGTAGATTCTGCAACAATAATGAAGAGACGCCAGAACACATACTGGGCAACTGTGAAGCACTAATGCACAATCGACACAGATACCTGGGCCAGCACCAGGTAACAA GACTATGGTCTCAAGATCGCAGGGAATTCACATCAAATGACGTTGTTGGTGTTGTGCGGTGGTACAGTGGAGAAAAAAGGGCGCCTCACGCAATGCATCGTTTTATTACTCCCATGAGCGCAGCCCAGCGCATATCCCGCATATTGCATGATGGGGACTTTCTATGGAGGAAATAA